Proteins found in one Nocardia brasiliensis ATCC 700358 genomic segment:
- a CDS encoding amidase: MTADAPPTRLHSFTDDALGTHDAVALAELVRRGERSPGELAEAAVRRAERVEELAAVAYATYARPLAPPEQGGRLYGVPTFIKDNIDVAGMPTNHGSAAFRARTARKDGDYTSQFRSAGMTVLGKSALPEFGFNATTEPPFAPPTRNPWHTGYSVGGSSGGTAALVAAGVVPIAHGNDGGGSIRIPAACAGLVGLKPSRGRHIDAPMSRKLPVRIVSEGVLTRTVRDTAAYTAAAEEFWHNPALPPIGRVEGPGPKPLRIALILEGIGGPVPPGPIRDAVENVATTLESHGHRVEPVALPFDAALENAFVHYWGLLAAVIASTGKLADRRFDTGKLDDLTIGLRRLYLRDAWRTPLTLYRLRAAAATYRRAFASYDAALLPTLGHETPELGFLSPTVPFDVLIERLRTYVAFTPINNITGTPAITVPGGYTAAGLPVGVQFAGTMGTERTLLELAYLIEAERPFRRLDA; the protein is encoded by the coding sequence GTGACCGCTGACGCTCCGCCCACCCGTTTGCATTCCTTCACCGACGACGCGCTCGGTACGCATGACGCGGTCGCACTGGCCGAGCTGGTGCGGCGCGGCGAACGCAGCCCCGGCGAACTGGCCGAGGCAGCGGTGCGACGGGCCGAGCGGGTCGAAGAACTCGCGGCGGTCGCCTATGCGACGTATGCGCGACCGCTGGCCCCGCCTGAACAGGGCGGCCGCCTGTACGGCGTCCCCACGTTCATCAAGGACAACATCGATGTCGCGGGAATGCCGACCAACCACGGCAGCGCGGCTTTCCGCGCGCGGACCGCTCGCAAAGACGGCGACTACACCAGCCAATTCCGCAGCGCCGGAATGACGGTGCTCGGCAAGAGCGCACTGCCGGAGTTCGGCTTCAACGCGACCACCGAGCCGCCGTTCGCGCCGCCGACCCGAAACCCTTGGCACACCGGCTATTCGGTGGGCGGATCGTCCGGCGGCACGGCCGCCCTGGTCGCCGCCGGGGTGGTGCCGATCGCGCACGGCAACGACGGCGGCGGATCGATCCGCATTCCGGCGGCGTGCGCCGGGCTGGTCGGGCTGAAACCGAGTCGGGGACGGCATATCGACGCCCCGATGTCGCGGAAGCTGCCGGTCCGGATCGTCAGCGAGGGCGTGCTGACCCGAACCGTGCGCGACACCGCGGCGTATACCGCTGCGGCCGAAGAGTTTTGGCACAATCCCGCACTGCCGCCGATCGGCCGGGTCGAGGGGCCGGGGCCGAAGCCGCTGCGCATCGCGCTCATCCTCGAAGGCATCGGCGGACCGGTGCCGCCGGGCCCGATTCGCGACGCCGTCGAAAACGTCGCTACCACACTGGAATCGCACGGGCATCGGGTGGAGCCGGTCGCGCTGCCGTTCGATGCCGCGTTGGAGAACGCGTTCGTGCACTATTGGGGCCTGCTCGCCGCGGTGATCGCCTCGACCGGCAAACTCGCCGACCGCCGCTTCGATACGGGCAAGCTCGACGATCTGACGATCGGCCTGCGCCGCCTCTACCTTCGCGACGCATGGCGCACACCACTGACGCTGTATCGACTACGCGCGGCGGCCGCGACCTATCGGCGCGCCTTCGCCTCCTACGACGCGGCGCTGCTCCCCACCCTCGGACACGAAACTCCTGAACTCGGTTTCCTCAGTCCGACAGTGCCTTTCGATGTGCTGATCGAGCGCCTGCGCACCTATGTGGCCTTCACCCCGATCAACAACATCACCGGCACGCCCGCGATCACCGTGCCCGGCGGCTACACCGCCGCCGGGCTGCCCGTCGGTGTGCAGTTCGCGGGCACCATGGGCACCGAACGTACCCTGCTCGAACTCGCCTACCTCATCGAAGCCGAGCGACCGTTCCGGCGCTTGGACGCCTAG
- a CDS encoding FUSC family protein, with the protein MVSPVSDPLPPQVRIGSLLFALPPAGRRWSPALRSALAFLLPAAVVVALGHPGYALFVLFGALAVMYGERRAYLLRAGVVLTAGLALLMSCAVGALLGEVLSGGLGAALLTVALLTAVATVAVYVIDAMRLGPPGALLFVIVCGGSMMATEAGISAGVLLACTGLGVAVSVLVSMAGVLRDRRKPERVAVEAADQAVDAYLAARATGRPAIDLRHQAGGAIAEAWAAVYDARLPTRMPDSELLSTLVAARNRLAGPAYDDTDDVVVDPLISFVRPGVGFRLRRSLSFDSHAMISAYRVGLACLVAGGLSALLGQDRPHWAVFTAVMVLQIGPDRVRGKVRGIHRFAGTVVGLALFAGIHQLAPTGYALAVLVAVLIFCMELYVPRNYAIAAVFITPIALLAVGAAPQMAVGPLIRDRFVETVLGVAVAMLAPHVVTPRAHRRTFRWIELRVRAAAHALVELLRAEPAGAEAVVLVQQLQFELVGVARTGLDSATEEPKWTAAHWPVHAAIAHLGYDLLAACWALPPGALLDDPDSWDTAFDAVLPHSPRAQG; encoded by the coding sequence ATGGTTTCGCCGGTCTCCGACCCGTTGCCGCCGCAGGTGCGGATCGGTTCGCTGCTGTTCGCGCTTCCTCCGGCGGGACGGCGATGGAGTCCGGCGCTGCGCTCGGCGCTGGCGTTCCTGCTGCCCGCCGCGGTGGTGGTCGCGCTGGGGCATCCGGGGTACGCGCTGTTCGTGTTGTTCGGCGCGCTCGCCGTCATGTACGGGGAGCGCCGGGCCTATCTCCTCCGGGCCGGTGTGGTGCTCACCGCGGGCCTGGCGTTGCTGATGTCGTGTGCCGTCGGCGCGCTGCTCGGCGAGGTGCTCTCCGGCGGGCTCGGTGCCGCGCTGCTCACGGTGGCGTTGTTGACGGCGGTGGCGACGGTCGCCGTCTACGTGATCGACGCGATGCGGCTCGGCCCGCCGGGCGCACTGCTGTTCGTGATCGTGTGCGGTGGCTCGATGATGGCCACCGAGGCAGGGATCTCGGCCGGGGTGTTGCTGGCTTGCACGGGGCTCGGTGTGGCGGTGTCGGTTCTCGTCTCGATGGCGGGGGTGCTGCGCGATCGGCGCAAACCCGAGCGGGTCGCCGTCGAAGCCGCCGACCAGGCCGTCGACGCCTACTTGGCGGCGCGCGCGACCGGCCGGCCCGCCATCGACCTGCGCCATCAGGCGGGTGGCGCGATCGCGGAGGCGTGGGCCGCGGTCTACGACGCGCGGCTGCCGACCAGGATGCCGGATTCCGAGCTGCTGAGCACCCTGGTCGCGGCCCGGAACCGGCTGGCCGGACCGGCCTACGACGACACCGACGACGTGGTCGTCGATCCGCTCATCTCGTTCGTCCGGCCCGGTGTCGGGTTCCGGCTGCGGCGATCGTTGTCGTTCGACTCACACGCGATGATCAGCGCGTACCGGGTGGGCCTCGCCTGCCTGGTCGCCGGTGGTCTGAGCGCGTTGCTCGGCCAGGACCGGCCGCACTGGGCGGTGTTCACGGCCGTGATGGTGCTGCAGATCGGTCCCGATCGGGTCCGCGGCAAGGTCCGCGGCATTCACCGTTTCGCCGGAACTGTCGTCGGGCTGGCGCTTTTCGCGGGCATCCATCAACTCGCGCCGACCGGTTACGCGCTCGCTGTGCTGGTGGCTGTGCTCATTTTCTGCATGGAGTTGTACGTCCCGCGCAACTACGCGATCGCGGCCGTCTTCATCACTCCGATCGCGCTGCTCGCAGTCGGGGCAGCACCGCAGATGGCGGTCGGGCCGCTGATCCGGGATCGGTTCGTGGAGACCGTGCTCGGCGTGGCGGTCGCGATGCTCGCACCGCATGTCGTCACGCCGCGCGCGCACCGGCGCACCTTCCGCTGGATCGAGCTGCGGGTTCGTGCCGCGGCGCATGCGTTGGTGGAATTGCTCCGTGCCGAACCGGCCGGCGCCGAGGCCGTGGTTCTGGTCCAGCAGTTGCAGTTCGAGCTGGTCGGCGTGGCACGGACCGGCTTGGATTCGGCCACCGAGGAACCGAAATGGACCGCCGCGCACTGGCCCGTGCACGCCGCCATCGCTCATCTCGGTTACGACCTGCTCGCCGCCTGCTGGGCGTTGCCGCCCGGCGCGCTGCTGGACGATCCGGACTCCTGGGACACCGCGTTCGACGCGGTGCTGCCGCATTCGCCACGCGCGCAGGGGTAG
- a CDS encoding SRPBCC family protein, translating into MQDSVTVRMAAPAETIWELVSDITNTGRFSPETFAAEWLGGATGPAVGVKFRGHVNRNGWGLKYWTVCRIIASEPGREFAFTVLGPGGMAINTWTYRFEPVAGGTDVTESFQLHASPPIRLYWLLAGRARRKTNVEGMRETLERIKAVVE; encoded by the coding sequence ATGCAGGACAGTGTGACGGTGCGGATGGCCGCACCCGCCGAAACCATCTGGGAACTGGTCAGCGATATCACCAACACCGGACGGTTCAGTCCGGAGACCTTCGCCGCCGAGTGGCTCGGCGGCGCCACCGGCCCGGCGGTCGGGGTGAAATTCCGCGGACACGTCAACCGCAACGGCTGGGGTCTGAAGTACTGGACCGTGTGCCGGATCATCGCCAGCGAGCCCGGCCGCGAGTTCGCGTTCACCGTGCTCGGGCCCGGCGGTATGGCGATCAACACCTGGACCTACCGCTTCGAACCGGTCGCGGGTGGAACCGACGTCACAGAGTCGTTCCAGTTGCACGCCAGCCCGCCGATCCGGCTGTACTGGCTGCTGGCCGGGCGGGCCAGGCGCAAGACGAACGTCGAGGGGATGCGCGAGACGCTGGAGCGCATCAAAGCTGTCGTCGAGTAG
- a CDS encoding LCP family protein, with protein MATRRAPAPREQPPRRATKVAKNAVRAVVALTALAVVSGTGFAWSAKLEFDHGFTRTDAIGEDAPHSLGGDLNILLIGLDTRKDLNGKDLPKEILDQLHAGDGDDGGYNANSLILMHIPADMKKIVAFSIPRDDYVPVTGIPGYDRAKIKEAYGLKKAAAQDKLVAAGEKDPVTLERKGREAGRASIVSTVRNLVGVPIDRFAEISLAGFYDLATALGGVDVCLNKAVDDSYYSGAKFPAGPQHLNGSEALAFVRQRHELENGDLDRTHRQQAFLTSVAKSLKESGTLTNLSKLSALMDVAHRDVVLSDGWNLIDFASDLGAAGSIAIEFRTLPVLRYETINGQDVNIIDPAAIKKEVRTAFGVQPPSTAAQPPTSTVDIQNAGTVSGAAATLSAALTTRGYREGTLGNRSTASGTVSTSITYGAGAEADATQLGETLGGLTPTASTSVAPGHVLVVLGGDFTMPTELTASTSTSTAPTTTTTTPAEPAPDAGKPVTTTIGNTIPCVN; from the coding sequence GTGGCAACCCGGCGCGCTCCCGCACCGCGCGAGCAGCCACCACGTCGCGCGACCAAGGTGGCGAAGAACGCCGTCCGCGCGGTGGTGGCCCTCACCGCCCTGGCCGTGGTCTCCGGCACCGGTTTCGCCTGGTCGGCGAAGCTCGAATTCGATCACGGGTTCACCCGCACCGACGCGATCGGCGAGGACGCGCCGCACTCGCTCGGCGGTGACCTGAACATCCTGCTGATCGGCTTGGACACCCGGAAAGACCTGAACGGCAAGGACTTACCGAAAGAGATCCTCGACCAACTGCACGCGGGCGACGGCGACGACGGCGGCTACAACGCGAATTCGCTGATCCTGATGCATATTCCGGCGGACATGAAGAAGATCGTCGCGTTCTCCATCCCGCGCGACGACTACGTGCCGGTCACCGGTATCCCCGGCTACGACCGGGCCAAGATCAAGGAAGCGTACGGCCTGAAAAAGGCGGCCGCGCAGGACAAGCTCGTCGCGGCCGGAGAGAAGGACCCGGTCACCTTGGAGCGCAAAGGTCGCGAGGCCGGTCGCGCCTCGATCGTGTCCACGGTGCGCAACCTGGTAGGTGTCCCGATCGACCGGTTCGCCGAGATTTCGCTCGCCGGGTTCTACGACTTGGCCACCGCCCTCGGCGGCGTCGACGTGTGCCTGAACAAGGCCGTCGACGACAGCTACTACTCGGGCGCCAAGTTCCCGGCGGGACCGCAACATCTGAACGGGTCCGAGGCGCTGGCGTTCGTGCGGCAACGGCACGAACTGGAGAACGGCGATCTGGACCGGACGCACCGGCAGCAGGCGTTCCTCACCTCGGTGGCCAAGTCGCTCAAGGAATCCGGCACGCTGACCAATCTGAGCAAGCTCTCCGCGCTGATGGACGTGGCCCACCGCGACGTGGTGCTCTCGGACGGCTGGAATCTGATCGACTTCGCGAGCGACCTGGGCGCCGCCGGATCGATCGCGATCGAATTCCGGACCCTGCCCGTACTGCGCTACGAGACGATCAACGGCCAGGACGTCAACATCATCGATCCGGCGGCGATCAAGAAGGAGGTCCGGACCGCGTTCGGGGTGCAGCCGCCGAGCACCGCGGCGCAACCGCCGACGAGCACGGTCGATATCCAGAACGCGGGCACGGTGTCCGGCGCGGCCGCCACCCTGTCCGCCGCGCTGACCACGCGCGGCTACCGGGAGGGCACCCTCGGCAATCGGAGTACGGCGAGCGGCACCGTCTCGACGTCGATCACCTACGGCGCGGGCGCCGAAGCGGACGCGACCCAGTTGGGCGAAACCCTGGGCGGTCTCACCCCTACCGCGTCGACGAGCGTCGCGCCGGGACACGTCCTGGTAGTTCTCGGCGGCGACTTCACCATGCCCACCGAGCTGACCGCGAGCACGTCGACCTCGACCGCGCCGACCACCACAACGACCACACCGGCCGAGCCCGCGCCGGACGCGGGCAAACCGGTCACCACGACGATCGGCAACACGATCCCCTGCGTGAACTGA
- a CDS encoding SDR family NAD(P)-dependent oxidoreductase: MSAPVLLVLGAGPGVGLAVARLFARDGYVVVLACRWAEEAEPLVAELREEGFDADGVGVDLSDPADVTRVVAGVGERHGRIDVLHFNPSMFRQSDPLELTVPELIEDFTIGAAALLPAVQAALPFFAEGARVLVTGSAAADKPWNQAASLGVQKAAVRNLVTSLDTTLAAKGFRAVAVQINGVLGEGAFTRDRVAAALHAAATRPLADWTPHTSYNG, translated from the coding sequence ATGTCTGCTCCCGTTCTTCTCGTGCTCGGCGCCGGCCCCGGCGTCGGATTGGCTGTCGCCAGACTCTTTGCCCGTGACGGATACGTGGTGGTGCTGGCCTGTCGGTGGGCCGAAGAGGCGGAGCCGCTGGTCGCCGAATTGCGCGAGGAAGGGTTCGACGCCGACGGGGTGGGTGTCGATCTGTCCGACCCCGCCGATGTGACCCGGGTGGTCGCCGGGGTGGGGGAGCGGCACGGCCGGATCGACGTGCTGCATTTCAACCCGAGCATGTTCCGCCAGTCCGATCCACTCGAGTTGACCGTGCCGGAGTTGATCGAGGATTTCACGATCGGCGCCGCCGCGCTGCTGCCCGCCGTCCAGGCCGCCCTGCCGTTCTTCGCCGAAGGCGCCCGGGTGCTGGTCACCGGCAGTGCCGCGGCGGACAAACCGTGGAACCAGGCCGCTTCACTCGGTGTGCAGAAGGCGGCCGTCCGCAACCTGGTCACCAGCCTGGACACCACCTTGGCCGCCAAGGGTTTCCGCGCCGTCGCAGTCCAGATCAACGGTGTCCTCGGCGAGGGTGCCTTCACCCGGGACCGTGTCGCCGCCGCCCTCCATGCGGCCGCCACCAGGCCCCTCGCCGACTGGACTCCGCACACCTCCTACAACGGCTGA
- a CDS encoding cytochrome P450 codes for MTTAQEPTADYVRLLDPALRPDPYPLFARIRAAGPFRIGTAPVVVFAGHADCTAVLRDPRVSVDRSLATLQMGPMPLYTSSKTPAEQVKPSFLFLDPPDHTRLRRLVSKAFTPRVVQQLEPRITEIVDDLLDKRSAAGVFDGVADFAYPLPVTVICELLGVPLEDEAQLSHWSGLLARTLDPTSRRAAEFQADPAELERAGTELSDYFEELAERRRATPGPDLLSQLIAAEDAGDMLSHQELISTCALLLIAGHETTVNLISNAILALLRRPDELAALRANPERAQGIVEETLRFDPPVQLMPRIAADALTVGGMDIARGDLLVLLIAAAQRDPTVYPDPDRFDPTRESRHLTFGLGAHFCLGAPLARLEARIALTRFAQRLSTPRLLVDPPPYREHVNLRGPAHLPIEVPEILPR; via the coding sequence ATGACTACAGCCCAAGAACCGACCGCCGACTACGTGCGCCTGCTCGATCCCGCGCTCCGGCCGGATCCCTATCCCCTGTTCGCCCGGATACGGGCGGCCGGGCCGTTCCGGATCGGTACCGCGCCGGTCGTCGTGTTCGCCGGCCATGCCGACTGCACGGCGGTACTGCGCGATCCACGGGTGAGCGTGGACCGTTCGCTCGCCACGTTACAAATGGGCCCGATGCCGCTGTACACCTCGTCGAAAACCCCTGCGGAACAAGTGAAGCCGTCGTTTCTGTTCCTCGATCCGCCCGACCACACCCGGCTGCGACGGCTGGTGTCGAAAGCGTTCACGCCGCGGGTGGTGCAGCAGCTCGAGCCGCGGATCACCGAAATCGTCGATGATCTGCTCGACAAGCGTTCGGCGGCGGGGGTATTCGATGGTGTCGCCGACTTCGCGTATCCACTGCCGGTCACTGTCATCTGCGAATTACTCGGCGTGCCGCTCGAAGACGAAGCGCAACTGAGCCATTGGTCCGGCCTGCTGGCTCGCACACTGGACCCCACCTCGCGGCGTGCCGCCGAATTCCAGGCTGATCCGGCCGAATTGGAGCGTGCAGGAACCGAACTCAGCGACTACTTCGAGGAACTCGCCGAACGCCGCCGCGCCACACCGGGACCCGATCTGCTCTCGCAGCTCATCGCGGCCGAGGACGCGGGCGACATGCTCTCGCACCAAGAGCTGATCTCCACCTGTGCGCTGCTGCTCATCGCCGGGCACGAGACCACGGTCAACCTCATCTCGAACGCGATACTGGCCTTGTTACGCCGCCCGGACGAGCTCGCCGCCTTGCGCGCGAATCCCGAACGGGCCCAAGGAATCGTCGAGGAGACGCTGCGGTTCGACCCGCCCGTGCAGCTGATGCCGCGGATCGCCGCCGACGCGCTCACGGTCGGCGGTATGGACATCGCGCGCGGCGATCTGCTGGTGCTGCTGATCGCCGCCGCACAACGCGACCCCACCGTATATCCCGACCCCGATCGCTTCGACCCCACCCGCGAAAGCCGGCACCTGACCTTCGGCCTCGGCGCTCACTTCTGCCTCGGCGCTCCCCTGGCGCGCCTGGAGGCCCGAATAGCCCTCACCCGCTTCGCCCAACGCCTGTCCACCCCCCGCCTCCTCGTAGACCCCCCGCCCTACCGCGAACACGTAAACCTCCGCGGCCCCGCCCACCTACCGATAGAGGTTCCCGAAATCCTGCCCCGCTAG
- a CDS encoding winged helix-turn-helix transcriptional regulator: MTIRRPPDDSVTRVVELLGDRWTILLIAEAFFGVRRFSDFARNIGITNRNLLTSRLRMLIDAEIFARTDEGGGRVDYHLTAAGRELYPIIIAMMAWGDRHLTDPDGPPLVLEHRTCGHTITPVMVCDHCRTELDPREVDARPGPGFHASPITEATG; the protein is encoded by the coding sequence ATGACCATCCGACGTCCGCCTGATGATTCGGTGACCCGCGTCGTCGAGTTGCTGGGCGACCGATGGACGATCCTGCTCATCGCCGAGGCGTTCTTCGGTGTGCGGCGGTTCAGCGACTTCGCCCGCAATATCGGCATCACCAATCGCAATCTGCTCACCAGCCGGTTGCGCATGTTGATCGACGCGGAGATCTTCGCCCGCACCGACGAGGGCGGTGGCCGGGTCGATTACCACCTCACCGCCGCCGGTCGCGAGCTGTATCCGATCATCATCGCGATGATGGCCTGGGGCGATCGGCACCTCACCGATCCGGACGGCCCGCCGCTCGTGCTCGAGCACCGCACCTGCGGGCACACGATCACTCCGGTCATGGTGTGTGACCACTGCCGGACCGAACTCGACCCGCGCGAGGTCGACGCGCGGCCGGGTCCCGGCTTCCATGCCTCGCCCATCACGGAGGCGACCGGTTGA
- a CDS encoding pyridoxal phosphate-dependent decarboxylase family protein, with product MDQNLAGDLAELPALLDAVRESATELLTGLAARPVARSAKEVGPEPLPEQGRGLRAALAVFRERWEPQFSASAGPRYFGFVTGGATPAAVAGDWLTGTLDQNAMSGEDSAAAELERQTVDWIGQLFGLDGHTGAFVSGATMSNFVGLAMAREWLGERLGVSVAQAGVGALGPVSVLSGTPHSSIIKSLSMLGIGRDSMKYVPTRPGREAVDVRRLTEALDALDGHPAIVVANAGTVNTVDFDDLRAIAALRQRYPFWLHVDGAFGAFAALAPEHAERVDGLAEADSVCVDLHKWLNVPYDAAVQFSKHRELQLRVFLNSAAYLTAPTGTPDFGHLVPENSRRLRALPAWFSLTAYGRDGHRDIVRRNIACANRLAERLTADGPLRLVAPVRLNVVCFTLAARPTPERIAALTESIAESGETFVTPTVYAGVPALRAAFSNWRTTTEDVDRAAAAITAAARALG from the coding sequence GTGGATCAGAACCTTGCCGGCGACCTCGCCGAACTGCCCGCACTGCTGGACGCGGTGCGCGAATCGGCGACCGAGCTGCTGACCGGCCTCGCCGCACGACCGGTCGCGCGCTCAGCGAAAGAAGTTGGGCCGGAACCGCTTCCGGAGCAGGGCCGGGGCCTGCGGGCCGCGCTCGCGGTGTTCCGGGAACGCTGGGAGCCACAGTTCTCGGCCAGCGCCGGTCCGCGGTACTTCGGCTTCGTCACCGGCGGCGCCACGCCCGCTGCGGTCGCGGGTGACTGGCTCACCGGCACCCTCGACCAGAACGCCATGTCGGGCGAGGACTCCGCGGCGGCCGAACTGGAGCGTCAGACGGTCGATTGGATCGGGCAGCTGTTCGGATTGGACGGGCACACCGGCGCTTTCGTCAGCGGCGCGACCATGTCGAACTTCGTCGGCCTGGCCATGGCGCGGGAGTGGCTCGGCGAACGGCTCGGCGTCTCGGTGGCGCAGGCCGGTGTCGGAGCGCTCGGCCCGGTATCCGTGCTCTCGGGCACACCGCACTCCAGCATCATCAAATCGCTGTCCATGCTCGGAATCGGCCGGGACAGCATGAAATACGTGCCGACCCGGCCCGGGCGCGAAGCCGTCGACGTGCGCAGGCTCACCGAGGCGCTCGACGCGCTCGACGGCCATCCCGCGATCGTGGTGGCGAACGCGGGCACGGTGAACACCGTCGATTTCGACGACCTGCGCGCGATTGCCGCACTGCGCCAACGGTATCCGTTCTGGTTGCACGTCGACGGCGCGTTCGGCGCGTTCGCGGCGCTGGCCCCCGAGCACGCCGAGCGGGTCGACGGACTGGCCGAGGCGGATTCGGTGTGCGTCGATCTGCACAAATGGCTCAACGTGCCCTACGACGCCGCGGTCCAGTTCAGCAAGCACCGCGAGCTCCAGTTGCGAGTCTTCCTGAATTCCGCCGCGTACCTGACCGCGCCCACCGGCACACCGGATTTCGGGCACCTGGTGCCGGAGAACTCCCGCCGGCTGCGCGCCTTGCCCGCGTGGTTCTCGCTGACCGCTTACGGCCGGGACGGTCATCGAGACATCGTGCGGCGCAATATAGCCTGTGCGAATCGCCTCGCCGAGCGACTCACCGCCGACGGGCCGCTGCGGCTCGTCGCGCCGGTGCGGCTCAACGTCGTCTGCTTCACCCTCGCCGCCCGGCCGACACCGGAACGGATCGCCGCGCTCACCGAGTCGATCGCGGAGAGCGGCGAAACCTTCGTCACCCCAACGGTTTATGCGGGAGTGCCCGCACTGCGCGCGGCGTTCAGCAACTGGCGGACCACCACCGAGGACGTGGACCGTGCGGCCGCCGCCATCACCGCCGCGGCCCGCGCCCTCGGCTGA
- a CDS encoding L,D-transpeptidase, translating to MSSRRFRSSAAGIAVLVVALVVAGCSGSDSKAPVSKDPAPAAIAITPAPGAKGVDPTTPVQVSAGDGVLTSVTMTNEAGKQIEGIFTPDKTAWKPADALGYGHTYTITAEGLTITGRSGPLTSTFDTLTPNNQTKVYFETTGGGLLDGGTFGVGAVVAAHFDEDVPDRALAEKRLSVTTNPPVEGSWYWLDNRHLHWRPKDYYTPGTKVSVAANIYAVDLGGGLYGQEDSKASFTVGASHVSIADDNTKQVQVFEDGKLIRTMPTSMGMGGSENVGGKTITFWTQPGTYTVMSKANPVIMDSSTFGLPVNSRLGYKETINWATRISTDGIYLHELASTMWAQGNTNTSHGCLNLSPDNARWFYDFAVPGDVVEVRNTGGAPLEVWQNGDWGVPWDQWQQGSALR from the coding sequence ATGTCGAGTCGCCGCTTCCGATCCAGCGCCGCCGGGATCGCCGTCCTGGTCGTGGCGCTGGTGGTTGCCGGTTGTTCAGGGTCGGATTCGAAGGCACCGGTATCGAAGGACCCCGCGCCCGCGGCGATCGCCATCACGCCCGCTCCCGGCGCGAAGGGCGTCGACCCCACCACCCCCGTTCAGGTGAGCGCGGGTGATGGCGTGCTCACCTCGGTGACCATGACCAACGAGGCGGGCAAGCAGATCGAGGGCATCTTCACGCCGGACAAGACCGCGTGGAAGCCGGCCGACGCCCTGGGCTACGGCCACACCTACACGATCACCGCCGAGGGTCTCACCATCACCGGCCGCAGCGGACCGCTGACCTCGACGTTCGACACGCTGACGCCGAACAATCAGACCAAGGTGTACTTCGAGACCACCGGCGGCGGCCTGCTCGACGGCGGCACCTTCGGGGTCGGCGCCGTCGTCGCCGCGCATTTCGACGAAGACGTCCCCGACCGCGCACTGGCGGAGAAGAGGCTGTCGGTCACCACGAATCCGCCGGTCGAAGGTTCCTGGTACTGGCTCGACAACCGGCACCTGCATTGGCGGCCCAAGGACTACTACACGCCGGGCACGAAGGTGAGCGTCGCCGCCAACATCTACGCGGTCGATCTGGGTGGCGGACTCTACGGCCAGGAAGACAGCAAGGCCTCGTTCACCGTCGGCGCGTCGCATGTGTCGATCGCCGACGACAACACCAAACAGGTGCAGGTCTTCGAGGACGGAAAGCTGATCCGCACCATGCCCACCTCGATGGGCATGGGCGGCAGCGAGAACGTCGGCGGCAAGACCATCACCTTCTGGACCCAGCCCGGCACCTACACCGTGATGAGCAAGGCCAACCCGGTGATCATGGATTCCTCCACCTTCGGCCTGCCGGTCAACTCCCGGCTCGGCTACAAGGAAACCATCAACTGGGCCACCCGGATCAGCACCGACGGCATCTACCTGCACGAACTGGCCTCCACCATGTGGGCGCAGGGCAACACCAACACCTCGCACGGCTGCCTGAATCTCAGCCCGGACAATGCGCGCTGGTTCTACGATTTCGCGGTACCCGGCGACGTGGTCGAGGTCCGCAACACCGGTGGCGCACCGCTCGAGGTCTGGCAGAACGGCGACTGGGGCGTGCCCTGGGATCAGTGGCAGCAGGGCAGCGCGCTGCGCTGA